The sequence below is a genomic window from Clostridium sp. BJN0001.
TATTATTACACATAAATAAAATCACCACTTTTCATATTTTCTTTTATTTTATAATAAAAGGTTGATGACTGGATATTAAAAATATTTTTTCCAGTCATCAACCTTTATATTATTAAATTCACAATTTTTAAGCAAGAATTTCATCAAATACACTCTGATTTTTATTTACACTTGTTGCATATACACCATATGCTAAGAACTCGTCTACAAATTTCATATTTATAATTTTTCTTCTATCACTCATAAGTACACTTGTAAGTGCTATCATATTTCTTATTTCAGTATCCATATACATTATATATGCACTTTCTTCAATACACATATATTCTGTTACCTGCTTTACAAAATGAATACATCTGTCAACATTTTCATCTAAGAGTTCCAAATCTGCTACAGGTAGAAATTGAGCAGGTATTTTAAGTTTACTTTCATCAAGTTCTTTATTAAGTATTTCGCAAATACGTATTTTCTTTTCAACATTTTTATTATTTAAAATCATAGATGCTAACATTGATTTAGAAAAAGATGAATTACTATATAATTCTAAAACATTTGATATTTCATCTTTTGTATTATTATTTAATGCAAACATTACACATAATAAATAATTTTCATTAAGAAGCGTATACATTTCTTCAGCAATTTCTATATATTTCTTGTAATCTTTTTTATCGGCATATCTGCATATTGTATATGCTGATAAAACAAGCTGCTCTGATATTGGCATATTTTTATCAATCATAATATCATAAACACAAACTATATCATTTAAAATTTTTTCCTGCATAAAACCCTGATTGCTTTCAATTAAAAAAGATAAAATATATAAAGTATCGCCTCTAAACTGAGATGTCTTAGATGTCTTTTCTTCAATTGTATTTCTGATTACCCTTATTCTTTCACCATCTATATATCTTCTTTTATAACCATTTAACATAGATGCAAAATGGTTGATTAATTCTCCATCAAATCTTAAAGTCTCAGATGCTTTTCTAAAATTTCTGATAGTAAAATCACACACTTCTCTAATATTATTATTCATAATTATCCCCCCATAAATCTCTCATTACTTTTATTATATCATAAATAGAATGCTATAATAACAATTAATTTCAAATAATCAATCCACAATTATCTACAATAATAATGTTATTTTACCCTATAAAGATATTAAATTATTAAATATTATGTTATAATTAACAGTATGATTAATCTATTTTATTTCTAAAGGAGAATCAGCATGAGTTTAAAAGATAAATTTAATGGTTATTTTCAATCTGTATATATGCAAAAATACGGTGATAGAATTACAAGTAATCAAGGTACTGTATTATCAGTAAAATTAGTTGAAAAAAATTATTTTATAATAAAGTTACTTTCAGCAGAACTAGTTTTAAAGCCTCAAGTTGGAAAAGGAATAGTAAAATGTTATTATAATAAGAAAAGATGGTTTAAAAAGCCTGAATTTATTACATTAAAACAAGGTCATAAAGTTATAATAATGGGCCTTAAAGGTGCTAAAACCACTAAAAAACATAGCATAGAAGATATTCAGGTAATCAACATTATAAATCTTACTACTAATAAAGACCTTGTTCCTGTTGATCATAGTCAAATTAAAAAAGCACGTCAGCAGGCAAATTCGATGATGATGAGAAAATAATTAATAAAATAGAACCTATAAAATAGACATTAAAAAAACTATTTTAATAGGTTCTTTTTTTGTATACTTTTTAAGATATTTTATTTATAAACAATTTTATCTACCAATGAATAAATATTATGTTTATAAGCATATATAGTAAGATATTTCTTATATCCCCATCTGCTTTCTTTATATAATTCTACACTTTCTTTTGGAACATAAACGTCTAATTTATTATCCATAGAACTAAGTGATTCTATTTCAGGAGGATTTAATGCAAATATATTAATTCTATTTAATTTTTCACACCCAAAATTATTATACTTTGGCATATATTTAAACATGGAACCGAAAGTTATTTCATTTAAATTTATGCACTCGCAGCATGAATACTTGCCAAGCTTTTCTATAGACATAAGCTTTATCTTTTCTAATAAATCACACATATAAAACACGTAATCTCCTATACTTCTTATATTATCTTCCATGTCTATATTAATTATCTCTTTTAAATTATCACACATATAAAAATTATAATTTTCTATTACTTCTAATAATTTATTAATTTTTATATTAGTCAAATTTTTGCACTTTGAAAATGAAGCAGTTCCCAATGTGTTTACATTTTCAGGAATCTCGTATTCTTTTTCATCTTTTGCCTCTGGATAATAAATTAATTTTGTCATATCATTGTTAAATAAAACCCCATTAACTGACTTTAATGATATATTGTGATCTTTAACATAAACATTTTTAAGATTTTCACAATCACTT
It includes:
- a CDS encoding DUF4003 family protein; this encodes MNNNIREVCDFTIRNFRKASETLRFDGELINHFASMLNGYKRRYIDGERIRVIRNTIEEKTSKTSQFRGDTLYILSFLIESNQGFMQEKILNDIVCVYDIMIDKNMPISEQLVLSAYTICRYADKKDYKKYIEIAEEMYTLLNENYLLCVMFALNNNTKDEISNVLELYSNSSFSKSMLASMILNNKNVEKKIRICEILNKELDESKLKIPAQFLPVADLELLDENVDRCIHFVKQVTEYMCIEESAYIMYMDTEIRNMIALTSVLMSDRRKIINMKFVDEFLAYGVYATSVNKNQSVFDEILA